The following proteins are co-located in the Bacteroidia bacterium genome:
- a CDS encoding glycosyltransferase family 2 protein produces MIDKKLSVVIPIYNEEPNIEVLYQRLSQVLQAVPYQWELIFVNDGSKDASGFLVKQLRQKDRRVKYIEFSRNFGHQVAVTAGINHAFGDMVVIIDADLQDPPELILEMIKKWEEGYEVVYAKRKKRKGETWFKLFTAKLFYRLLRKITNFDIPLDTGDFRLIDKKVAENLRNMPERSRFIRGMVAWSGFRTIGIEYERHERYAGETKYPFRKMLRFAIDGITSFSYFPLQLASYLGIFFSGISFMAIIVVLYLYFFTDKTIHGWTSTILAVLFIGGIQLFTLGIIGEYLARIGTDVKQRPIYIIREKQLED; encoded by the coding sequence ATGATAGACAAAAAACTCTCCGTAGTCATTCCTATCTACAATGAAGAGCCTAATATAGAGGTTTTGTATCAACGATTAAGTCAGGTTTTACAAGCTGTTCCGTACCAGTGGGAACTCATTTTTGTCAATGATGGGAGCAAAGACGCTTCGGGCTTTCTTGTTAAACAACTACGGCAAAAAGATAGAAGAGTAAAGTATATTGAATTTAGTAGAAATTTTGGGCATCAAGTTGCAGTTACAGCAGGAATAAACCATGCTTTTGGGGACATGGTTGTGATAATAGATGCAGACTTACAGGACCCGCCCGAACTAATATTAGAAATGATAAAAAAATGGGAAGAGGGTTATGAAGTAGTATATGCTAAACGTAAAAAACGCAAGGGCGAAACATGGTTCAAACTTTTTACTGCTAAGTTATTTTATCGGCTACTACGTAAAATTACAAATTTTGATATCCCTTTGGATACAGGAGATTTTCGTTTGATAGATAAAAAAGTAGCTGAAAATCTGCGAAATATGCCTGAAAGAAGCCGTTTTATTCGGGGAATGGTAGCTTGGTCAGGGTTTAGAACAATAGGAATAGAATATGAGCGGCATGAACGTTACGCAGGTGAAACTAAATATCCTTTCAGAAAAATGTTGCGCTTTGCTATTGATGGAATTACCTCATTTTCTTATTTTCCTCTGCAATTAGCTTCCTACTTGGGAATTTTTTTTTCAGGTATTAGTTTTATGGCAATAATTGTAGTACTGTACTTGTATTTTTTTACAGATAAAACAATCCATGGTTGGACCTCTACGATATTGGCAGTGCTGTTTATCGGCGGTATACAGCTTTTTACTTTGGGAATTATTGGGGAATACCTTGCACGAATAGGCACTGATGTAAAACAAAGACCTATCTACATCATTCGTGAAAAACAGTTAGAAGATTAA
- a CDS encoding TMEM14 family protein — MNTLAISTLVFAVFMLAGGYLGYVQARSKASLIAGSAFAALLALATFLIASEDKSTAHYGIILATLLSVTNLVFGLLRYFKTRKLMPAGIIAIMSFALLLLCVLELTR, encoded by the coding sequence ATGAATACATTAGCAATTTCTACTTTGGTATTTGCGGTTTTTATGCTTGCAGGAGGGTATCTTGGATATGTGCAAGCACGTAGCAAAGCCTCTTTAATTGCAGGTTCAGCTTTTGCCGCGCTTTTAGCTCTAGCTACATTTTTGATTGCCAGCGAAGACAAATCTACAGCCCACTATGGAATTATTTTAGCTACTTTGTTAAGTGTAACGAACTTAGTTTTTGGTTTGCTCAGGTACTTCAAAACTCGTAAGCTTATGCCTGCGGGAATAATTGCAATTATGAGCTTTGCTTTACTGCTACTTTGTGTATTAGAACTAACTCGTTAG
- a CDS encoding DUF5777 family beta-barrel protein encodes MKNLRQKLLCLVFWVGTCSTIFAQQSTESEVTDTTIVENVFRSSRLINQHTTYILPYRILDFRISHRFGEFNTGPYNFYGLDGPANIALHFEYSPIKNGMFGIARSSLYKMYHGFVKYQVLSQRNNGKMPISLTLFMGAYVNTSKNADFSLPSHRWSYVNQIMASKKLENVTVQIGFAHVHYNLVKYMTDKNTSYYTTAGLRWQFNKYIALTGEYAYKLQANSRIDKLYNNAGIGLEIQTFGHVFQMHVTNAFGIFENQALAYTTTQWTNGGIRFGFNVSRYFGI; translated from the coding sequence ATGAAAAACCTCAGACAAAAATTACTATGTTTGGTTTTTTGGGTAGGTACGTGCTCTACCATCTTCGCCCAACAAAGTACGGAAAGTGAAGTTACAGATACTACAATTGTAGAAAATGTTTTTAGAAGTTCAAGGCTTATCAACCAACATACGACATATATTTTGCCCTATCGAATTTTGGATTTCAGGATTAGCCACCGATTTGGAGAATTTAACACAGGTCCGTACAATTTTTATGGTTTAGATGGTCCCGCCAATATTGCCCTACATTTTGAATATAGCCCTATTAAAAATGGAATGTTTGGCATAGCCCGCAGCAGTTTGTATAAAATGTATCATGGCTTTGTAAAGTATCAAGTACTATCTCAAAGAAATAACGGTAAAATGCCTATTTCTCTAACGCTTTTTATGGGAGCATACGTCAATACTAGCAAAAACGCGGATTTTAGCTTGCCCTCACACAGGTGGTCTTATGTCAATCAAATTATGGCTTCAAAGAAGTTAGAGAATGTAACTGTACAAATAGGCTTTGCCCATGTTCACTACAATTTGGTTAAATACATGACAGACAAAAACACTTCATACTACACTACTGCTGGGTTAAGATGGCAATTTAACAAGTATATTGCACTTACAGGGGAATATGCATACAAGCTGCAAGCTAATAGCCGAATAGATAAGCTTTACAACAACGCAGGAATTGGTTTAGAAATTCAGACCTTTGGGCATGTATTTCAAATGCATGTTACAAACGCTTTCGGAATTTTTGAAAACCAAGCTCTAGCCTACACTACCACACAATGGACTAACGGTGGAATTCGCTTTGGTTTTAACGTGTCCAGATACTTTGGGATTTAA
- a CDS encoding AAA family ATPase, giving the protein MAELLRAPAEIQFQEELEALKNEDKKNPKPTNWQLSPRAVLTYIMGGKVGKKVITPKYIGQKRLMEMAIATLATDRALLLYGLPGTAKSWVAEHLAAAISGDSSRIVQGTAGTPEESIRYGWNYAILLAKGPTMDAVVPSPIMRAMQIGAIARVEELTRIGADVQDSLLTILSEKALPIPELNTTIRAVEGFNIIATANNKDKGVNEMSSALKRRFNTVVLPVPASIKEEVEIVQRRLNTLTQKITMKQSHIEQIETIVTIFRELRNGLTQDGKTKLKVPSSTLSTAEAISVMYQGITMAYWFGNGEISPEDISSALIGAIIKDPVQDTVIFKEYMETVMKERENWKALYKACKAQI; this is encoded by the coding sequence ATGGCAGAACTGTTAAGAGCTCCTGCTGAAATTCAGTTTCAAGAGGAGTTAGAAGCCCTAAAAAATGAGGATAAGAAAAACCCTAAGCCAACAAACTGGCAGCTTAGTCCCAGAGCAGTGCTTACCTACATAATGGGAGGTAAAGTAGGTAAAAAAGTAATTACCCCTAAGTATATTGGGCAAAAGCGCTTAATGGAAATGGCTATTGCGACTTTGGCTACAGACCGAGCTTTACTTTTGTATGGGCTACCTGGTACAGCCAAATCATGGGTTGCAGAACATTTAGCAGCGGCTATCAGTGGAGATTCCTCACGAATAGTACAGGGCACTGCGGGCACGCCAGAAGAATCTATCCGCTATGGATGGAACTATGCCATCTTATTAGCCAAAGGTCCTACTATGGATGCCGTTGTGCCTAGCCCTATTATGAGAGCTATGCAAATAGGCGCTATTGCCCGAGTAGAAGAGCTAACCCGCATAGGTGCAGATGTGCAAGACTCTTTACTTACTATCTTATCTGAAAAAGCTTTACCTATCCCTGAACTCAACACAACTATTCGCGCAGTGGAAGGTTTTAACATCATTGCTACGGCTAATAACAAAGATAAAGGAGTTAATGAAATGTCCAGCGCTTTGAAACGACGCTTTAACACGGTAGTTTTACCTGTGCCTGCAAGCATAAAAGAAGAAGTAGAAATTGTACAGCGCCGACTAAACACCTTGACGCAAAAGATTACCATGAAGCAAAGCCATATTGAGCAAATTGAAACCATTGTTACTATTTTTAGAGAGCTGCGCAATGGTTTAACCCAAGATGGTAAAACTAAGCTAAAAGTACCTTCAAGTACCCTAAGCACGGCTGAAGCCATTTCAGTTATGTATCAAGGTATTACAATGGCTTATTGGTTTGGAAATGGAGAGATTTCGCCCGAAGATATTTCGTCTGCGCTCATTGGTGCGATTATTAAGGACCCTGTACAAGATACAGTCATATTCAAGGAATACATGGAAACAGTCATGAAAGAACGTGAGAATTGGAAAGCTCTGTACAAAGCTTGCAAAGCACAGATTTGA
- the nhaD gene encoding sodium:proton antiporter NhaD: MVTAIVITFLVGYLLISIEHSIGVNKSATALVMAGLSWIGYNLYLDDIHAVLSQLEHHLASIAEIMLFLVGAMTIVELIDAHNGFQFIANHLRIKSKRKLLWAVGFISFILSAILDNLTTSIVMVSLLRKFIGQAEDRKFFAGIIIIAANAGGAFSPIGDVTTTMLWVSQRISTTEVIIRLFLPSVVCLLVPLIWLHFKVKGSVTPPEKSILEEEKKIKGSLLMLVLGTGILISVPIFKTVTHLPPYLGMLLGLGIIWLAADVIHKHESQEEMHRLSAHYALTRIDVPSILFFFGILASVAVLEEVHVLSQFAHQLNQFIPSEKGVALALGIVSSIVDNVPLVAASMGMYPLQTYPMDSSFWHLIAYCAGTGGSLLIIGSAAGVTVMGMEKITFSWYLKNITLLALAGYLAGIVVYVLLY; encoded by the coding sequence ATGGTTACTGCAATTGTAATTACATTCTTAGTGGGCTATCTCTTAATCTCTATTGAGCATAGCATAGGTGTCAATAAGAGTGCTACGGCGCTTGTAATGGCAGGTCTATCGTGGATAGGATACAACCTATACCTAGACGATATTCATGCCGTGTTAAGCCAACTGGAGCATCATTTAGCGAGCATTGCTGAAATAATGTTATTCTTAGTGGGTGCAATGACCATAGTAGAATTGATAGACGCTCATAATGGATTCCAGTTTATCGCCAATCATTTACGTATTAAAAGTAAGCGAAAATTATTGTGGGCAGTGGGTTTTATTTCTTTTATTTTGTCTGCTATATTAGATAACCTGACCACTTCTATTGTAATGGTGTCTTTACTTCGTAAGTTTATAGGTCAGGCGGAGGATAGAAAATTTTTTGCAGGTATAATCATTATTGCGGCAAACGCAGGTGGGGCTTTTAGTCCAATCGGTGATGTAACGACAACTATGTTATGGGTATCTCAACGTATTTCTACGACCGAAGTAATCATACGACTATTTTTACCGAGCGTAGTTTGCTTATTAGTGCCTTTAATTTGGTTACATTTCAAGGTTAAGGGCAGCGTTACTCCTCCTGAAAAAAGCATTTTGGAAGAGGAAAAAAAGATTAAAGGCAGTTTGCTAATGTTAGTTTTAGGTACAGGAATTTTAATCTCTGTGCCAATATTCAAAACTGTAACTCATTTGCCGCCCTATTTGGGAATGCTATTAGGTTTAGGAATTATTTGGTTAGCAGCAGATGTTATTCACAAGCATGAATCGCAAGAAGAGATGCACAGACTATCTGCCCATTATGCACTTACCCGGATAGACGTACCAAGTATATTATTCTTTTTTGGTATTTTAGCCAGTGTAGCAGTTTTAGAAGAGGTCCATGTACTAAGTCAATTTGCGCATCAGCTCAATCAGTTTATTCCATCAGAGAAGGGGGTAGCTCTGGCTTTGGGAATAGTGTCTTCAATAGTGGATAATGTACCATTAGTAGCTGCATCTATGGGAATGTACCCTTTACAAACTTATCCTATGGATAGTAGTTTTTGGCACTTAATTGCTTATTGCGCGGGAACAGGTGGGAGTTTGTTAATTATAGGTTCTGCTGCGGGAGTAACCGTAATGGGCATGGAAAAAATTACTTTTTCTTGGTATTTGAAAAACATAACTCTTTTGGCATTAGCAGGGTATTTAGCGGGTATAGTAGTGTATGTGCTTTTGTATTAG